A window of Cucurbita pepo subsp. pepo cultivar mu-cu-16 chromosome LG06, ASM280686v2, whole genome shotgun sequence contains these coding sequences:
- the LOC111796548 gene encoding NADH dehydrogenase [ubiquinone] 1 beta subcomplex subunit 2, whose translation MGGGGHGAGTTFKGMTIHQPKRWHTVTGKGLCAVMWFWVLYRAKQDGPVVLGWRHPWEGHGDHGHDH comes from the exons ATGGGAGGTGGTGGGCACGGAGCTGGTACAACTTTCAAGGGCATGACCATACACCAGCCAAaacgctggcacaccgtcacCGGCAAGGGATTGTGCGCCGTCATGTG GTTTTGGGTGCTATACAGGGCGAAACAAGATGGACCTGTAGTACTG GGCTGGAGACATCCATGGGAAGGCCATGGTGACCATGGACATGATCACTAG